From a single Desulfosalsimonas propionicica genomic region:
- a CDS encoding thiamine pyrophosphate-dependent enzyme yields the protein MATKKTTILNLPEEEYVHPGNRACAGCGLSIVYKTGLKALGRDSILVVPPSCLTVLQGLYPIAATQLPCLNVTFASTAAAATGVLAAMRAQKRPDVQVAAWAGDGGTSDIGLQALSGACERGEDFIFICYDNEAYMNTGVQRSGTTPQHVLTTTTPFTGKHQRKKDVPAIIAAHGIDYVATASAAYPLDFYDKVVKAKSIPGPKYIHVHTPCPAGWGFSPRYTVKIGRMAVETGLFDLYEREKGQFRLTGASEKMLGKKRKPVAEYFITQNRFKGMDEEKIQSLQAEVDEKWAGYEKIAQGVC from the coding sequence ATGGCCACAAAAAAAACCACCATTCTCAATCTGCCCGAAGAAGAATACGTGCACCCCGGAAACCGGGCATGCGCCGGCTGCGGATTAAGTATCGTATACAAAACCGGTTTAAAGGCCCTGGGCAGAGACAGCATCCTCGTGGTCCCGCCCAGCTGCCTGACCGTGCTCCAGGGGCTCTACCCCATTGCCGCCACCCAGCTGCCGTGCTTAAACGTCACCTTCGCCTCAACCGCGGCTGCCGCCACGGGCGTGCTTGCGGCCATGCGGGCCCAGAAACGGCCGGATGTACAAGTGGCGGCCTGGGCCGGAGACGGGGGCACCAGTGACATCGGCCTCCAGGCCTTGTCCGGGGCATGCGAGCGGGGTGAGGACTTTATCTTTATCTGCTATGACAACGAGGCTTACATGAACACCGGGGTCCAGCGCTCCGGCACCACGCCCCAGCACGTGCTGACCACCACCACCCCGTTTACCGGCAAGCACCAGCGCAAAAAAGACGTGCCCGCCATTATCGCAGCCCACGGCATCGATTACGTAGCCACCGCATCAGCGGCCTATCCCCTGGATTTTTACGACAAGGTAGTAAAGGCCAAAAGCATCCCCGGGCCCAAATACATCCACGTGCATACGCCGTGTCCGGCCGGCTGGGGATTTTCCCCCCGCTACACCGTCAAGATCGGCCGCATGGCCGTGGAAACCGGGCTGTTTGATCTATATGAGCGGGAAAAGGGGCAGTTTCGCTTAACAGGCGCCTCGGAAAAAATGCTGGGCAAAAAGCGCAAGCCGGTTGCCGAGTATTTTATCACCCAGAACCGGTTCAAGGGTATGGACGAGGAAAAGATTCAGTCCCTGCAGGCGGAAGTGGATGAAAAATGGGCGGGTTATGAAAAAATTGCCCAGGGCGTCTGCTAA